A region from the Hyalangium minutum genome encodes:
- a CDS encoding response regulator: MTPEASQRPIRVLLIEDDEDDYVLVRDALRGVRSEPVELDWRDDTDTALEALCEGRHDMCLLDYHLGSQTGIELLKQARERGCHVPVILLTGVADAEIDRRALEGGAADFLVKAQLTPMVLTRAVRYTLQQARMVEALRRSQESFRELIERLPDAISVWHEERLIYANPAIVALLGGTSTEEFVGMTSAQMMSFIHPEDRDILPHVKLEGHQGARSVRELRFLRHPGGIVPVEVAHFIVVFDGHPCSMWIVRDLTERRQMQARLMLSDRMASLGTLAGGIGHEINNPLAYVMANLSHLETEIFPSLPLEGDRREELRELLAETQQGVQRIREITQQLRLFSQVEREARNTQVDVHRVLESAVRLAWNEIRHRALLVREYTDTLIVEAQEPRLGQVFLNLLVNAARATPENAVDRHQIRVVTRRKDNLAIIEIHDTGVGIPPELRDRIFEPFLTIRPGGGTTGLSLSICLGIVTGFNGRMEVESKLGQGSTFRVILPAVVTEPTAAQPLAAPAPCPGRRGRILSVDDEPMIGTAISRSLRQEHDITALTSAREALTQLIRGERYDLILCDLMMPEMSGMDLFEEIARVAPEQSSRVVFLTGGAFTPMARDFLGRVKNRHMEKPFTPKELREFVRGVMTESPAS, from the coding sequence ATGACGCCGGAGGCCAGCCAACGTCCCATTCGCGTCCTCCTCATCGAGGATGACGAAGATGACTACGTGCTCGTACGAGACGCCTTGCGAGGCGTGCGCTCCGAACCAGTGGAGCTTGACTGGAGGGATGACACGGACACGGCGCTCGAGGCGTTGTGTGAGGGTCGCCATGACATGTGCCTGCTCGACTACCACCTGGGATCACAGACGGGGATCGAGCTGCTGAAGCAGGCGCGGGAGCGCGGGTGCCATGTGCCGGTCATCCTGTTGACGGGGGTGGCCGATGCCGAGATTGACCGCAGGGCCCTGGAGGGCGGTGCCGCGGACTTCCTGGTGAAAGCCCAGCTGACGCCCATGGTGCTGACGCGCGCTGTTCGTTACACGCTCCAGCAGGCACGCATGGTGGAGGCGCTGCGCCGCTCTCAGGAGAGCTTCCGCGAGCTCATCGAGCGGCTCCCGGATGCCATCAGCGTGTGGCACGAGGAGCGGCTCATCTACGCCAACCCCGCGATCGTCGCGCTGCTGGGGGGCACCTCCACGGAAGAGTTCGTAGGCATGACGAGCGCGCAGATGATGTCCTTCATCCACCCCGAGGATCGGGACATCCTGCCGCACGTCAAGCTGGAGGGCCATCAGGGCGCGCGCTCGGTGAGGGAGCTGCGGTTCCTGCGCCACCCTGGAGGGATTGTCCCCGTGGAGGTCGCCCACTTCATCGTCGTGTTCGATGGGCACCCGTGCTCCATGTGGATCGTCCGCGACCTGACGGAGCGCCGGCAGATGCAGGCCCGGCTCATGCTGTCGGATCGCATGGCTTCACTGGGGACGCTTGCCGGAGGCATCGGCCACGAGATCAACAACCCGCTGGCCTATGTGATGGCCAACCTCTCCCACCTGGAGACGGAGATCTTCCCGAGCCTCCCGTTGGAGGGAGACCGGCGTGAAGAGCTGCGCGAGCTGCTCGCCGAAACCCAGCAGGGCGTGCAGCGCATCCGGGAGATTACCCAGCAACTGCGGCTCTTCTCCCAGGTGGAGCGCGAGGCGCGCAACACGCAGGTGGACGTTCACCGCGTGCTCGAGTCCGCGGTGCGCCTGGCGTGGAACGAGATTCGCCACCGGGCCCTGCTCGTCCGCGAGTACACGGACACACTCATCGTGGAGGCGCAGGAGCCGCGGCTGGGGCAGGTGTTCCTCAACCTGCTCGTCAACGCCGCGAGGGCCACCCCCGAGAACGCCGTGGACCGGCACCAGATCCGCGTCGTCACCCGGCGGAAGGACAACCTGGCCATCATCGAGATCCACGACACGGGAGTAGGCATCCCTCCGGAGCTGCGGGACCGGATCTTCGAGCCGTTTCTCACGATCCGGCCGGGTGGAGGGACGACGGGACTCAGTCTCTCCATCTGCCTGGGCATCGTCACGGGCTTCAACGGGCGCATGGAGGTGGAGAGCAAGCTGGGCCAGGGCAGTACCTTCCGGGTCATCCTGCCCGCTGTCGTCACCGAGCCCACTGCCGCGCAGCCCTTGGCCGCTCCCGCGCCGTGCCCTGGCCGCCGGGGACGCATCCTCAGCGTGGACGACGAACCCATGATCGGCACGGCCATCTCGCGCTCGCTCCGGCAAGAGCACGACATCACCGCGCTGACGAGCGCACGCGAGGCGCTGACGCAGCTGATCCGCGGCGAGCGCTACGATCTGATCCTCTGCGATCTGATGATGCCGGAGATGAGCGGCATGGATCTCTTCGAGGAGATCGCTCGCGTGGCACCGGAGCAGTCCTCGCGGGTGGTGTTCCTGACGGGAGGCGCCTTCACGCCCATGGCCCGTGATTTCCTGGGCCGGGTGAAGAACCGCCACATGGAGAAGCCCTTCACGCCGAAGGAGCTGCGCGAGTTCGTGCGCGGCGTGATGACGGAATCCCCAGCCTCCTGA